From the genome of Palaemon carinicauda isolate YSFRI2023 chromosome 6, ASM3689809v2, whole genome shotgun sequence, one region includes:
- the LOC137643077 gene encoding uncharacterized protein, which yields MHELHLLLDMKPLFSTVYHRMGNGRIERLHSTFKACLKKLCCDKPSDWHRYLIPTLFALREIPNDRSGLPPFELLYAHQCRGPLAVLKDLWTEQTLNDEKRSFFQYVIELQDRLHDCAEVALKSSEISAQKYKTYFDVQSQE from the coding sequence ATGCACGAGTTGCACCTACTTTTAGATATGAAACCTTTGTTCTCTACTGTTTACCACCGTATGGGGAACGGTCGAATCGAGAGACTGCATTCCACTTTCAAGGCCTGTCTTAAAAAACTATGTTGTGATAAGCCTTCGGATTGGCACCGGTATCTTATTCCTACTCTTTTCGCATTGCGAGAAATCCCTAATGATAGATCTGGTTTACCACCATTTGAACTCTTGTACGCTCATCAATGTAGAGGCCCTTTAGCCGTTTTGAAGGACTTGTGGACAGAGCAAACGCTTAACGATGAAAAGAGATCTTTCTTTCAGTATGTAATAGAGTTACAGGACCGATTGCATGATTGTGCAGAGGTTGCTCTGAAGAGTTCAGAAATCAGTGCCCAAAAGTACAAAACTTATTTCGATGTTCAAAGTCAGGAATGA